One window of Nostoc sp. C052 genomic DNA carries:
- the ispF gene encoding 2-C-methyl-D-erythritol 2,4-cyclodiphosphate synthase, protein MTKIRIGNGYDIHQLVSDRALILGGIQIPHELGLLGHSDADVLTHAIMDAMLGALSLGDIGHYFPPSDAQWAGADSLILLTQVNQLIRDRGWQVGNIDSVVVAERPKLKPHIHNMRDKLAAVLELEPNQIGIKATTNEKLGPVGREEGICAYAVVLLVASE, encoded by the coding sequence ATGACTAAAATTCGTATTGGTAACGGCTACGATATTCATCAACTGGTGAGCGATCGCGCTTTGATTTTAGGTGGAATTCAAATTCCCCATGAACTGGGTTTGTTGGGGCACAGTGACGCTGACGTACTAACCCATGCGATTATGGATGCCATGCTTGGGGCATTATCCTTGGGGGATATTGGTCATTATTTTCCGCCTAGTGACGCTCAATGGGCAGGAGCAGACAGTCTAATACTATTAACTCAAGTAAATCAACTGATTCGCGATCGAGGTTGGCAGGTGGGAAATATTGACTCGGTAGTAGTAGCAGAACGCCCAAAATTAAAGCCGCATATTCACAATATGCGTGACAAACTAGCGGCGGTTTTAGAATTAGAACCAAATCAAATTGGCATCAAAGCTACCACTAACGAAAAATTAGGCCCCGTTGGACGTGAAGAAGGTATATGTGCTTATGCTGTTGTCTTACTAGTTGCTTCAGAGTAA